The following nucleotide sequence is from Penicillium digitatum chromosome 5, complete sequence.
AATTTGCGAAgattgatgaagatgataaGCAAAGAGATAGAGAACATGCCTCCAAGCTCCTCACCCCACTCTCTACGGTGTCAAAAGTCGGTTTTTGACAGATCAAGCAGCTCATCGTCATCCTTTCGCGATTCATCGGCCGATGAAGATCCCTCGCGCCGGTCTACCTTCAATTGGAGTGATCTAGGGTCACCTCGAACGGAATCTCCCGAGGAGATGGCTATGCCGCCTCCCCAGTTCAGGTTAGAGCTTTTCCCACCACACATATTCAGAAATTCTGGGTACGAATCCGAAGAAGGTTATGAAACGGATGGGGAAGCTAATGAGGTAGTTCGAATCTCTCCCGCTATGTCGCAAATAAGCCAAGCAACGGAGAAACCAAATAACACACCTCCCACATCGAGTCCATCAACCAATGGCCTATTGGAGTGGCAAGTGGCCAACCGAAACTCAAGGCTGAGTTTCCATCAAGAGAATCAAGCGAAATGGCCGAACAAAGCTTCTCGTCGCTTTGGAGAAATCAAATTTGATATGCCATTGGTCAAACTGTCCTCCATCCAAGGGAAAGGATCATCAAGTCGCACAGAAGCGGGGAGCTCTTTGATGCAGGACTCGGAGGCTAAAAAAGTGCTCGCTGCAGTGCATCGATTTAGCATTTCTCAAGCGTCCGCTGACGCCCCGCAGCCTACATTTATCTCCCCGCCAGCAAACAAAGAGAACTTGCCGAGGTGTGCAGATGTGGTCACCCGAAGACTGGATAGAGACTCTACGGTGAAACGTCCATTATCCGTCACCACTTTCCAGGCCTTGGATCCGGCTAGCGGTTTGCATTTGAGTGGCGGCATGCAGATGAAACCATCCACTGAGTCGATCGATAGCCAAGCGGGATATGCCTTTACGTCTCCCCTATACCATGATATGTCCAAACAATTGATGAGCGAGCCTCCGAATCAGTCAACCTACAGCGAGCCCGAGTACAATATGTTCAGTCACTGTCCCGAAGCAGATTTACATACCGCGCCTGCATCCCGAGCTTCCTCTCGGCGTGGTTCAGTGCCACATCTGGAGATCCCACGAAGTCTGTCTGCAAGCGTGCCATCCCTCCTTCCATATCCACCGCCGCTTCCGTACGATGAGAATATTTCCATCGCTCTTTCAAACCGCAATACATTCTCCCAATTAGCTTCACGATCAATAGCTATCGTTGGCTCCTCTAGACCTTCTTCTGTCGCTCATCCGTCCGCAATCATGCCCATCGCATTGTCATTATCTAATAACAAATTGCATGTCAGCTCAGCCCCAGAGCGCTCCATTCTCGAGCCGATGTCGCGTGACTCTTCTGGTTACTCCTATCAGTCATGGGTCACAGAACCCGTGCAGTATACCCCGTGGGCTCCACCAATCCCAACCTTCCAACAGCCCACCGAGATAACCCCAAGTCCACCATCAAGCATGCAATGTCAACAACAGATGCTCGCCGGGACTGCTGATTGGACAACCGAAACACATCTGGCGGGTAGTGCTCTCCTGTCAGATCCCTTTTACCTCAGTCCGCCCGCGTCAGCACATGGAAAGCTTGGCTCCATGGATGAGAGGCTGAAATATCCCGACCCTGGCTGGAGCCCGGAGATTGAGCCAGTGCAAGTTTTGAATTTTGGCGGACACCACATTGATGTACGAGATGCACGTCTCCGACTGAATGAATCGACTCACATGCTACCCCCGCTCCCCCAGCTAGATCATCCGAATTTGTCGGGTCCTGTGATTCAGCATGATGGTCAGGTCTATGTGTCTGATCATGAGCCGCGGCTGGAGGTGTGTGGGACTCGTCCGCGTAGTGGGAGTTCCCCTGTGCGCCCTAACTATGTTGATTTGGGTATGCGGTTCTTATGACGGGACTTCATTTCACTTTTGGAATTGATGCTTGGTGCTTGGTTCTTTTGCATTTGTATACATGGTTGTTATGTTCGTGTTATGTTCGCGCGTTCGTTGTCTTTCACACTTTATCCTTTCGTTTTGAGGCCTGGGTGATACCCAAAAGCATGGTGAGAATTGGAGTTTCGAGTTTACAAAGGCTATAGCATCTAAAGGATCTTTAACAGAAGGGTTGATGTACTATCTGTAACGCTTTCATTCAAAATCCCAACGACGACTTTATCTCGTAGACACGAGAGATCTATTTAATCACAAGCTCCTAACCCTATAGGCTAAGGTCCTCTAGCAAGTTATCAACAAGTAGTTGCTTTTAGTGATTTCGTCTAATTTCGCCTATTCATTTCTGTAGAATGAAATCCTACGATATATTCAGCTATTGATTATTCAAACCCGTTCACCCGATCCGCAAAAAGGATTTTCGCATGTCTGGCCTGGTTCCAGAAAAAGTCCCCTTTTACCCCCGTTATCCTTCCGCTGTCGGAGCTTCTTGTTCCAGGTAAGAACACCGACTCTGTCTTTTGCTCTCTCAACGTTTGGATTTTTGTTCTGCTGTTTTCGCATGATCCTTTCCCAAGAACATGTTCATCGACCATAGGGTATAGCCCAACTAGAAGATTGGAAATTAAGTGGGCATAAGGCCATTGGATCCGCAGCAATAACAGGCATGATAAGAAGCGAGGGTTCCCCTATTGAGCAATGCGACATCAGTTGATAGCCTTTTGAGCTCCATACCTATATAGATTAACGGAAGTAACAAGGCTAGATGCCGACAGATATTGGAATTTCAGAAAACTACTGTCTGCCAGTTTGACATAGAGTATGTGCttgagaaaagaaaagccaACCTTAGTGCGTAGACAAGAGACTTCTTCCTTTGAAAGTAGAGAAGCTTTAGAGCAATACGGATGGTTTATAAAAGACCAAAAGCGTTCTTAGTTACGAGAAGTTATAATTTGAACATTAATGGGACTTTCAACATACCAAAGCCAAAACGTACTCGGCAGCTGTAAATaggacccccccccccccccccccccccccccccccccccccatgaTACCCCGGCACATGGGAAAACCATTGTCTACAACTGAAACACCTCAGTAGGCTGGTTGAGCACACCCGTCGCTCCACGGAGCATCACAGCTGGCTCGTAGCGGAGAATCTCGAGTTCATGCAGAGGATCAAACACGGAAGGTTCTGGGAAAGAGATAGACCCGGTCCCACCGTAGATCTCCTTCGGTTTGATATCCATGATGGCGGGTACCAGCTCTTTAACCGATGGCGGCTGATTTGGCAATGCGGAGGGGATGACACGAAGATTCAAGCCCGGGTTGGTCTGGGACGTAGTGGGAAGGAGACTCGAGGGAGCAAAATCAAAGTTGACGATCTTCTGCCCCACCGGTCTCTCGACATGGCCCCGTACTATGTGTGATCCGGTGTCCGTATCGAGGGAAACGTGTCCGAGACGCTTGGGGTAACCATATTGCTCACGGCCGcagaagatggaagagtcGTTGTTCATGATCAAAGAGAGATAGTAGCCGAAGACCTTGCCTTTGTAAGTCACTTCGACAGAGTGAACATACTCTGTATATGCGCCGACGGTGCTCATGCCATAGTCGACGAGCATAGCAGAGACCAATGGCTCATCTTCGAGCTCGAGAACGTCTGGAACCAAATGACGAATGCTCGCAGCCGTGACCCGGTAGGGAATCGTGATGAGGGTGACGTCGCTGAAGCTCTGGGTATTGATCGTGTATGGAGGAGCAAATTGAGGGACCGCATTGCCGTTAACGGGAAGAGTTCCAAAAGGCATTTTCAGGGACTGACCCGAAAAGTCGAAATAATGAGATTCCCTTGAAAGTGTCTAGTCGTTTGTGCAAATACCAAGACATTTTATACGTTCACCCGACATCTAAAATATAACGTCATATGTATGTGATCTAGAGCACAGTCGGAACCTCCAGTTGCCACAAGTTCCCATACTATCTCCGGAGAGCTTCTGGAAGTCAGGAATAGTGCACTAAGCATAGTTCGGGGTTGCTACggatcatcagcttggccCCGCGTGGCATACGTACAAAGTAGGTCGATTAACCGCAAACTTGATTAAGCTGAGATATGTAGTAGAAGCGTATCCATAGTCATAACTTAATAGGCTTATGATTACGGAGCTAGTGGCGATATTAATCACGATTTACCAACAAGGCCAACGTTATACTTCGAGATTTTGGTGCTTTTTTCTCTCCTTGACCTAAGGTAACGGTGAAAGAGGACGACCTTTAGCGTGATAGCGCTAACTATACATACTATACATACTAGAACCAATTCAAAAAAGTATtgaggagaaaaagaaatagCACTACTGACTTTTCGAAGAGACAATAGGGAAAAGCAGACCGCTTGACTGCAACCATTCTCATCCACCGAATGGTAAATTATGCATATGAAGGCCCGGGTGTGACTTCTGCCGTAGAATCTCGACTTCGTCTTAATAAGAGGAACCGTTCAATTAAGCGGACGTAGTTATTAAGAGGAGAGACGAATTTAGAGATGAAAATGAATACACTCAAATTCCGTGTTTGTGGACTGCAGCTGTCGATATTAAGCTATAGCACCACAGTATTAATCCTGTTTCCTGGGGAAAATAAGCACCCCCAAAAGATTAACCAGACATGTCTCATTAGAACGAACTCTTTTCGCTATGAGCTGCGGTAGGAACGGCAACAGCCCCCTTCTCCACAAAACTAGGCTCCATAGCGTCAATAGTATATCCATCACTCCCAGAAGCATCATTATCCTCCACGAAGTCCTTAGGCTCCATCCATCCCGATGCCTCTTTCATATCAGCCGGGGCGTAAGCCAAACAAGACAAGTAATAAACAACAAATGCAATGATCAGGCCAGTAGGGTAAGCGATGTAATAGAATCGCTGGATACCTAGAGGCGCTTCGACACCCATCTGGTGAAGGAACCCGTAGAAGTTTGGCGCAACCGCAATTACATAGGCCAAGAATGCCCGCGGGTTGAACCCGTGGAAGTATCGGTAGGGACTTGGGTGTGAGACATACAGGGCTGGAATATTGAGCAGTCCTCGGCGAATAACGTAGTAATCGCAGATGAGAATGCCGGTTATTGCGGATAAGAAGATTTGATAGGAAGAGAGGAATGTGATGAAAATTGAGGCCGAGGCGAGGAGATACCAGGGGCAGATCGCGAAGGAGAGGACTGGTGAGTTTGTCAGTTCAGGGACCAGACAGGTGAGATCGTTCAAATTCTTTTCTTCTATTCTTACCGGCACAGATGAAGAATCCTCGTTTGATGGAAATGTATTTTGGCAGCAGGGCTGCAATGTCATTACCCGCTCTGAGAGTTGTTAGTGTTTGACAGAGAAATGCGAGAGACGGGGACTCTTACGGGATGGAGTTCTCGAAAGTTGCTGAGAAGACAGTCGAATACACGAATGCCAGAGAAATGAAGGCACAGGCTGTGCGGTTGCCAGAGGTGTTTCGCTCCCCTTCCATCAATTTATCTAAGAACTGCAGGGGGTTCCAGATGAGCTAGAGAATTTCGTCAGTCAAGAGTTTTAAACGCTTTT
It contains:
- a CDS encoding NB-ARC, translated to MPLVKLSSIQGKGSSSRTEAGSSLMQDSEAKKVLAAVHRFSISQASADAPQPTFISPPANKENLPRCADVVTRRLDRDSTVKRPLSVTTFQALDPASGLHLSGGMQMKPSTESIDSQAGYAFTSPLYHDMSKQLMSEPPNQSTYSEPEYNMFSHCPEADLHTAPASRASSRRGSVPHLEIPRSLSASVPSLLPYPPPLPYDENISIALSNRNTFSQLASRSIAIVGSSRPSSVAHPSAIMPIALSLSNNKLHVSSAPERSILEPMSRDSSGYSYQSWVTEPVQYTPWAPPIPTFQQPTEITPSPPSSMQCQQQMLAGTADWTTETHLAGSALLSDPFYLSPPASAHGKLGSMDERLKYPDPGWSPEIEPVQVLNFGGHHIDVRDARLRLNESTHMLPPLPQLDHPNLSGPVIQHDGQVYVSDHEPRLEVCGTRPRSGSSPVRPNYVDLGMRFL
- a CDS encoding Decarboxylase DEC1, with product MPFGTLPVNGNAVPQFAPPYTINTQSFSDVTLITIPYRVTAASIRHLVPDVLELEDEPLVSAMLVDYGMSTVGAYTEYVHSVEVTYKGKVFGYYLSLIMNNDSSIFCGREQYGYPKRLGHVSLDTDTGSHIVRGHVERPVGQKIVNFDFAPSSLLPTTSQTNPGLNLRVIPSALPNQPPSVKELVPAIMDIKPKEIYGGTGSISFPEPSVFDPLHELEILRYEPAVMLRGATGVLNQPTEVFQL